The Vibrio crassostreae genomic interval TAAACAGAAAAAATTTGCCATGTACCAAGATGAAGTTCGAGTGCCTATGGGAGACTGGAAGAAAAGCCGATTAAAAAACTTAAGTGATACAGACAAAATCAGGGATGAATCGAAAGTTGGTAGTGGCTTTGGAAAGAAGATTGAAAACTGGGCTGATCGTGATTTGGCATACCCTACTAATGTTCTTCACCTATCAACTGAATGTTCAAACAGGAGTCATAGTGCTGCCTTTCCTGAAGATTTGCCCTCTTGGTTTATCAAATTATTCACTAAATCAGGTGATATAGTACTAGATCCTTTTTCTGGCTCTGGCACGACTGTCAAAGTTGCTAGAGGCTTAGGCCGGATAGGATTGGGAATAGAATTATTGGAAGAGCATTGTGAAGTAAGTGCTGAAAGATTGTCTTTATCTAAGCATTTGATTAATGGTCAGTGCGTATACAAGAGTGAATAATGATTGATTCAGAAATTGTAAATCGTTTTATCCAAGATAATGTGTTTGAAAGTTTTCATTTAAAAAAAGAACAAAAAATAAAATCAGTAAAACTTTCAGATATAACAAAAAGGAAGAATCCATATTTATTCAAGGCTAAGGGTATGGATAATGCTAGTGACTTGATTCGTTCAATTATGGATGCCACGGTTTCTTCTGGTGAAGAAACCATTTTTGGTAACTTTATGGAGCGTGTGGCTATTTTTACATCTGAGCAGGCTTTTAATGGTAGAAAGTCGAGTGCTAGAGGAATCGACCTAGAGTTTGAAGATGGTACTTCAAAGTACTTAGTGAGTATTAAATCCGGTCCTAACTGGGGGAATTCATCACAAATAAATAAGATGAAGGATAATTTTATTCTTGCTAAAAAAGTACTGGGAACGTCAGGAGGAGTAACCACTCAGCGTGTAATGTGCGTTGAGGGATGTTGTTATGGTAGTGAAGCCAACCCTGAAAAAGGGACTCATTTAAGATTATGTGGTGAAGATTTTTGGAGTTTTATCTCCGGTGGTAATAAGGATTTATTCAAAGATATAATCGAACCATTTGGTTTCGAGGCAATAAAACGTAGTGATGCTCTCAACTCAGAAATTAACGCTAAGCTCAATTTGTTCACCGCTGAGTTTGTAGAGCTATACTGTGATTCTTTTGGTCGAATTGATTGGTCAAAGCTTGTTGAAGATAATTCAGGAAGTAGATCTAGGTCGAAAATATAATTCCACATCTTATTGAAAATAAAGAATTTCTGATCTTAGAATAGGGATGACAATATGAAACCGTGGAGGTGTTTATGGGATGCGTTATCCCTGGATGTGGCAATCCTGCTACAAATAACTTTTCTGTTCGATTGAGAAGAGAAGATACATCAGCAATATGGGCTCCAAATACAAATGCTTATGTCTGTGATGAGCACGCGGCGCAAGGATTTGATATTACGGTCCATTTAGTTCCAAGAAATGATGATAGCCTTGTTACTCATGTTAGTTCCGGTGCTGGCCGTGGGTACTCACGCACCACCCGGATAAGAAACCAACCTTGATTGTTTTACTATGAAAGGCTCTCTATTGAGCCTTTTCATGTAGTTTGTGTGGAAATAGTTGCGTATAAACCTGCCACAAAATATTTAAGTTTCTGTGTCCTGTCACTTGAGCCACCTCTTCAATTGAATAGCCTTTTTCAAACAATCTACTAGCTCCCTCTCTTCGTAAATCGTGGTACCTCAAGTCTTCAATACCCAATTCATTTCTTACTCGCTGAAAGCCTGCACTAACACTTCGTGAGTTGTACGGGAAAATGAGTTCGCCTTTGTCTGGTTGTTTCAGTGCGATCTCAAATGAATCGCCAAGCAACGGCACAATCATATGATTACCTTCTTTCTTCCTTGGGTCTTTTCTGTCTCTGACGAGTATCGTTTTATGTTCTTGGTTGAGATCTTCCCAACGCAGCTTGCAGACTTCACCAATTCGCATACAAGTAAGAATGCTGAACTCAAGAATATCGGTGAATGGGATTCGAGTTGTGCCGTTTGGCCGGAAAGATTCACGTTGTTCTAATCCAAGCTTTAAGAGTTTCAGTTCTTCAGAAGTTGGGCGGCGTGTTCGTTTCTGACTCTTACCGACTAACCCCATATCAATCAGAACGGGTACGGCTTCATCAAATATCTGGTGATTGGTGTCGATGTTGAAGACAGGCCTAGACTTTTTCATTACAGAACGCAGGTAAGCAATATCATGATAAATCGTTGCGGGTTTGGCTCCTGCGCCTCTTCTATTTTTACAGTGCTCTATTAAGTCGCTAGTTCGTAGCTGATTACTTTCAACTTGGGCGATGTCGCAATCCCTAAGCATTTTAATAACGTAGCGTTTTGTTCGGCCTGTATTGTCCCAAAGGTCACGCTCGGCCATGAACAAATCGAGGAGTACCGAAAGGGGGACTGTTTTTGGCTGATTGAGTACCCCTTGAGCCTCTAGTTCAGCTACCCTTTTTTTACCGAAAGCTTTAGCGAGTGCTTTCTTTTTTAGAGTTTTGCTTTCCCTGTGTATAATGCGCGAATTCTTTTTAACGATGATTGTTACCTTGAACCTTGGTTCACCGCTTTTTAGCTTTCTGGTCTCGATGGTATAACTTGCCATTGTCCAACTCCTAAAGGGGTACTTGAGGGGTACTACAGGAAGTAATTCCGTTTAATTCTAGGTAATTCGCTGTATGTTTGTACAGTATTAATTGAGACTGAATCATGACAAACACTAATAAAACCAGTAAATACGCTAGTCACCGACTTTCTGTTGCACCCATGCTCGATTGGACTGACCGCCACTGTCGTTACTTTCACCGTTTGCTTTCTCAGCAGACTCTTCTGTACACGGAAATGGTAACAACGGGCGCGATCTTACATGGTAAGGGCGACTTTCTAGAATATAACGAGCAAGAGCATCCTCTTGCTCTTCAACTCGGCGGTTCTAATCCGGTTGATCTGGCGGCTTGTGCCAAGCTTGCTGGTGAACGTGGTTATGATGAAGTAAACCTTAACGTCGGTTGTCCTTCAGACCGAGTTCAGAATGGTCGCTTTGGTGCGTGCCTAATGGCTGAGCCTGAGCTGGTGGCAGATTGTGTTTCAGCGATGAAAGAAGTCACTGATATTCCAATTACCGTGAAAACGCGTATCGGTATCGATGACCAAGACTCTTATGAGTTTCTAACTAAGTTTGTTTCGACGGTTTCTGAAAAAGGTGGCTGTGAGCAATTTACTATCCATGCGCGTAAAGCGTGGTTGAGTGGCCTGAGTCCGAAAGAGAACCGTGAGATCCCACCTCTAGATTATGATCGTGCATATCAAATCAAGAAAGATTTCTCTGATCTGGTGATTGCCGTGAATGGTGGCATTACTACTCTTGAGCAAACTAAAGAGCACTTACAACACCTTGATGGCGTGATGATTGGTCGTGAGGCTTACCATAGCCCATTTATCTTGGCTGAAGTCGATCAGCAGATCTTTGGTTTAGACACGCCAATCAAGAAGCGCTCACAAGTGGTTGAAGAAATGTACCCGTACATCGAACGTGAACTTTCAAATGGCGCAAGCTTAGGACATATCTCTCGTCATATGCTTGGTTTGTTCCAAAGCATGCCTGGTGCAAGACAATGGCGTCGCTACATCAGTGAAAACGCACATAAGAAAGGTGCAGGTATCGAAGTGATGCAAACAGCATTGGCTAAGATCCCTAAAGAGCTAAATGTTTAACCTCCCTCTAAGTTAAAAACTTAAGGTTAAATTCGCCATTAGAGGCTAAATTTACCACTACAAGTTTCCGAAAAGCCACGCATGAAGATGTGTGGCTTTTTATTTATCTGATAAATAAGGATTTTCTTGGGTTGGCATACTTGGTATGGAAGCTGCAATGTTAGAAAGTAGGAAAGATAGGTCATTAACTCATTAGGGAGACCATTATGTTTGAATTAATCTTTGTTCTTATTTTCGTTGCAACTCTGCTTGTCACAGGTATCACGTTTATGACGGTATTGGCCGCAACCGGAGTAGCGTTATTAGTCATGTTGGTCTTAGGTATGATGGGCGTTGTGTTTAAGTTACTGCCTTGGTTGATCGTGATTGCAATCGGTGTGTGGTTTTTCAAAAACTTTGTACACAGTTCTAACCAGAGACGTTACTAAGGTCATAGTGCCGTCAAATCTTTACTCGTCAGCGGTTTATCGTTTTAGAATTTAAGATGTGTGGTAGAATTTTCCCCAATAATCTATGAATGTGCATACAATTAGCACTACGATATGGAATTGGAGCTATCTCAAATGAATAAAATGCCATTAATTGCTTTAGTGGGAATGCTATCTTTAAGTTCAGCAGTGTCTGCTGCTGAAGAGTTTTCTTACACGGCTAAAGTCGGTGCTGATATGTGGTGGGGAAGTACAAAGTTAAACGAAGTTAGACAAGATGACGATTCTAACTCACCTTCGTTGTATTTCGCATTTGAGCATAATGCCCCAATGCTCCCAAATGCTAGCTTCCGTTATACCTCTGTTGATGCGGACTCGTTGGCTTTTGATAAGTACGATTACACGTTTTACTACACACTGTTAGATCACAAGTTGATGAACTTCGATGCTGGTGTGACGTTTACTCAATACTCGAACTCTAACTACATTGAACCGAAAGCCAATGGTGCGCAAACCAGTTTCGATGAATTCACGTGGAGCTTCTACGGTAACGCAGAGATCAATGTGCCGGACACCAACTTCGATATCATTGGTACGATGGAGTTCGGTGATAGCAGTGGTATTAAGAGCACTGACTTGATGGCGGGTGTTCAGTACCGAATCCCTGTATCAGAATCTGAAATTGCCCTGCGTGGTGGTTACCGTGTTATCGACCTAGATTCGGATGAGTTCTTTGGCTCGGAACTAGGTAAGAGCTTTGTCATGGTCGATGGTTGGTTTGCTGGTGCTGAAGTGCGCTTCTAGGCCATATAAAGCAAATTTAGAACGAATTTTAAGAACGCCACTTTATTAAGTGGCGTTTTTTTATATCTATTGATTATATCTTTCTGGAATTAGTTAGCACATTCATCACTTTCGACCATCCTTAATACAAAGAGCTAATTAGCGTCTATTCTTAGAAGGTCTATGTTGTGAGGTCAAAGCAAGGGATGGAATATGACACTCAATGAATTACGAAATTTATATAGAGAAAACTTGTTAGTTGAAGCCATCATAGAGCCCTCAATTCAAGAAGGGTCTT includes:
- a CDS encoding DNA-methyltransferase; this encodes MLRKKKMISVDESMIFNADSLDILRDMESDSVDLIVTSPPYADQRKSTYGGISPNKYIEWFLPISEELLRVLKPTGSFVLNIKEKVVNGERHTYVLELILALRQQGWLWTEEYIWHKKNSFPGKWPNRFRDSWERCLHFNKQKKFAMYQDEVRVPMGDWKKSRLKNLSDTDKIRDESKVGSGFGKKIENWADRDLAYPTNVLHLSTECSNRSHSAAFPEDLPSWFIKLFTKSGDIVLDPFSGSGTTVKVARGLGRIGLGIELLEEHCEVSAERLSLSKHLINGQCVYKSE
- a CDS encoding PmeII family type II restriction endonuclease, which codes for MIDSEIVNRFIQDNVFESFHLKKEQKIKSVKLSDITKRKNPYLFKAKGMDNASDLIRSIMDATVSSGEETIFGNFMERVAIFTSEQAFNGRKSSARGIDLEFEDGTSKYLVSIKSGPNWGNSSQINKMKDNFILAKKVLGTSGGVTTQRVMCVEGCCYGSEANPEKGTHLRLCGEDFWSFISGGNKDLFKDIIEPFGFEAIKRSDALNSEINAKLNLFTAEFVELYCDSFGRIDWSKLVEDNSGSRSRSKI
- a CDS encoding site-specific integrase, with product MASYTIETRKLKSGEPRFKVTIIVKKNSRIIHRESKTLKKKALAKAFGKKRVAELEAQGVLNQPKTVPLSVLLDLFMAERDLWDNTGRTKRYVIKMLRDCDIAQVESNQLRTSDLIEHCKNRRGAGAKPATIYHDIAYLRSVMKKSRPVFNIDTNHQIFDEAVPVLIDMGLVGKSQKRTRRPTSEELKLLKLGLEQRESFRPNGTTRIPFTDILEFSILTCMRIGEVCKLRWEDLNQEHKTILVRDRKDPRKKEGNHMIVPLLGDSFEIALKQPDKGELIFPYNSRSVSAGFQRVRNELGIEDLRYHDLRREGASRLFEKGYSIEEVAQVTGHRNLNILWQVYTQLFPHKLHEKAQ
- the dusA gene encoding tRNA dihydrouridine(20/20a) synthase DusA — encoded protein: MTNTNKTSKYASHRLSVAPMLDWTDRHCRYFHRLLSQQTLLYTEMVTTGAILHGKGDFLEYNEQEHPLALQLGGSNPVDLAACAKLAGERGYDEVNLNVGCPSDRVQNGRFGACLMAEPELVADCVSAMKEVTDIPITVKTRIGIDDQDSYEFLTKFVSTVSEKGGCEQFTIHARKAWLSGLSPKENREIPPLDYDRAYQIKKDFSDLVIAVNGGITTLEQTKEHLQHLDGVMIGREAYHSPFILAEVDQQIFGLDTPIKKRSQVVEEMYPYIERELSNGASLGHISRHMLGLFQSMPGARQWRRYISENAHKKGAGIEVMQTALAKIPKELNV
- the pspG gene encoding envelope stress response protein PspG, which encodes MFELIFVLIFVATLLVTGITFMTVLAATGVALLVMLVLGMMGVVFKLLPWLIVIAIGVWFFKNFVHSSNQRRY
- a CDS encoding TIGR04219 family outer membrane beta-barrel protein, encoding MNKMPLIALVGMLSLSSAVSAAEEFSYTAKVGADMWWGSTKLNEVRQDDDSNSPSLYFAFEHNAPMLPNASFRYTSVDADSLAFDKYDYTFYYTLLDHKLMNFDAGVTFTQYSNSNYIEPKANGAQTSFDEFTWSFYGNAEINVPDTNFDIIGTMEFGDSSGIKSTDLMAGVQYRIPVSESEIALRGGYRVIDLDSDEFFGSELGKSFVMVDGWFAGAEVRF